A region of Candidatus Campbellbacteria bacterium DNA encodes the following proteins:
- the rplR gene encoding 50S ribosomal protein L18: MKTQKNDKKIRRERRHKKIRSRIFGTAECPRLSFSRTNKHIYLQIIDDEKGNTLAYTSSHYSDASKKEKAAQMGENIARLAKEKKIEKVVFDRSGFLYAGLVKIVADSARAAGLKF; this comes from the coding sequence ATGAAAACACAAAAGAATGACAAAAAAATAAGAAGAGAAAGACGGCATAAAAAAATAAGGAGCAGAATTTTTGGCACAGCAGAGTGTCCGCGACTTTCTTTTTCAAGAACAAACAAGCATATATATCTCCAAATAATTGATGATGAAAAGGGTAACACCCTTGCATACACTTCTTCACACTATTCTGATGCTTCCAAAAAAGAAAAGGCAGCACAGATGGGGGAGAATATCGCCCGTCTTGCAAAGGAAAAGAAGATAGAAAAGGTCGTTTTTGATAGGAGCGGTTTTTTGTATGCGGGATTGGTAAAGATAGTTGCTGATTCTGCGAGGGCTGCGGGACTTAAATTTTAA
- a CDS encoding 30S ribosomal protein S5: MTDEKKQQKNTKKEEVKKAKPAVASKNAPRDKKQNNQRNNNKKPQSRGSSGRPQNKRQRKSRANKSEAKEFDQKILSIRRVSRVVAGGRRFSLSVAVAIGNRRGKVGIGKGKATDTVQAIEKAAAQAKKNLINVPLTETLSIPHQVSAKYCASEVMLRPSKSFIAGGAVRQIADLAGIRNINAKIKTRSKNHINNAKATVKALSKLIT, from the coding sequence ATGACAGACGAGAAAAAACAACAAAAAAATACCAAAAAGGAAGAGGTAAAGAAAGCAAAACCTGCTGTCGCTTCTAAGAATGCGCCAAGGGACAAAAAGCAGAACAACCAAAGGAACAACAACAAAAAACCACAATCACGGGGTTCTTCTGGAAGACCTCAAAACAAAAGACAGAGAAAATCACGGGCTAACAAGTCTGAGGCGAAGGAGTTTGATCAAAAGATACTTTCAATAAGAAGGGTATCCCGAGTTGTTGCTGGCGGTCGCCGTTTCTCACTTTCTGTTGCGGTGGCGATAGGCAACCGCCGTGGCAAAGTTGGAATTGGAAAGGGAAAAGCGACAGACACAGTTCAAGCGATAGAAAAAGCAGCGGCACAAGCGAAAAAGAATTTAATAAATGTCCCTCTCACCGAAACGCTTAGTATCCCTCATCAAGTGTCGGCAAAATACTGTGCTTCTGAGGTTATGCTTCGTCCTTCAAAATCATTCATAGCAGGTGGTGCAGTTAGACAGATAGCAGATCTTGCTGGGATAAGAAATATAAACGCAAAAATAAAAACACGCTCAAAAAATCATATCAACAACGCAAAGGCGACCGTAAAGGCGTTGAGTAAATTGATAACTTAA
- a CDS encoding uL15 family ribosomal protein has protein sequence MKIHELKKESHKKDKKRIARGGARGKTAGRGTKGQKSRAGTRIRPAFRDVFQKIPKKRGHNKNRGRTLRRRFVPRTEISIGSLNSIEGKLINPRTLLKGGVIKKQRGMLPNVKLLGRGDVKKAFSVYNCFVSESAKQKIEKAGGKVHI, from the coding sequence ATGAAAATTCACGAACTCAAAAAAGAATCACATAAAAAAGATAAAAAAAGAATTGCACGGGGAGGCGCAAGGGGTAAAACTGCTGGTCGCGGAACAAAAGGACAGAAATCAAGGGCAGGAACAAGGATAAGACCTGCTTTCAGGGATGTGTTTCAGAAGATACCAAAAAAGAGAGGACACAACAAAAATCGCGGAAGGACGCTTCGTCGCAGGTTTGTTCCAAGAACAGAGATATCAATTGGTTCGCTAAACAGCATAGAAGGAAAGCTAATAAATCCCCGCACACTTCTAAAGGGCGGTGTTATAAAAAAGCAAAGGGGAATGTTGCCAAATGTAAAACTGCTCGGAAGGGGTGATGTAAAAAAGGCATTTTCTGTATATAATTGTTTTGTATCAGAAAGTGCTAAACAAAAAATTGAAAAAGCAGGGGGTAAAGTGCACATATAA
- the secY gene encoding preprotein translocase subunit SecY, translated as MTIIQTLSAIATDKILVRRIGFILFGLICFRLLASIPVPGVDTNVLSALLEQNQFLGIFNIFSGGGLENFSIALLGVFPYITVAIVAQLLTSVIPRLHELYHEEGEIGRKKMGQYIRVASVPIAAANAFGLLTYFQTTGVLPELDWFVMLVNVSVMTAGAVLLMWVGELMTEFGIGNGISMIVFAGIVVNIPTLIGQAVFAFETADIPLYVGIILGIFVLFYIVVLVNEAARPVPVTYARFERSGTTQASRTSTYLPLKVNPVGVLPSIFALTIVAFVRFLSGTLSNSSNEIVSTAAQATHTFLANNYYFAIPVFILVIFFTYFYTPIVLNTKKMSENLQKQGAFVPGIRPGGETKEYMDTIIIRILGVGALFLGVVTASPFLIQGGVTQTALFAIGGTSVLITVSVILDIHRKIQAHLVTFNKNDV; from the coding sequence ATGACTATAATACAAACATTATCAGCAATAGCAACTGACAAAATTCTCGTTAGAAGAATAGGATTCATCCTTTTTGGTCTTATCTGTTTCCGTCTTCTTGCTTCCATTCCTGTTCCAGGAGTTGATACAAATGTTCTAAGCGCACTCCTTGAACAAAACCAATTTTTAGGCATATTCAACATATTTTCAGGTGGTGGTCTTGAGAACTTTTCAATAGCACTTTTGGGTGTGTTTCCATACATTACTGTTGCCATTGTTGCCCAGTTGTTGACAAGCGTGATTCCACGACTTCACGAGCTTTATCACGAAGAGGGAGAAATAGGAAGAAAAAAGATGGGGCAATACATAAGAGTAGCATCCGTTCCCATCGCTGCTGCAAACGCATTCGGTCTTTTAACTTACTTTCAGACAACGGGAGTCCTCCCAGAACTTGACTGGTTTGTGATGTTGGTAAATGTATCCGTCATGACGGCAGGTGCCGTTTTGTTGATGTGGGTTGGTGAGCTTATGACAGAGTTTGGAATAGGTAACGGAATCTCAATGATAGTTTTTGCAGGTATCGTGGTTAACATCCCTACATTAATAGGTCAGGCAGTGTTTGCCTTTGAAACAGCAGATATACCGCTTTATGTCGGCATCATACTCGGCATATTTGTCTTGTTCTATATTGTTGTATTGGTGAATGAAGCAGCACGACCAGTCCCTGTAACATACGCCCGTTTTGAGCGTAGCGGAACAACGCAAGCAAGCAGAACTTCTACATATCTTCCACTCAAAGTAAATCCAGTAGGAGTGTTGCCATCAATATTTGCATTAACCATCGTGGCGTTTGTCCGATTTTTATCTGGAACTTTAAGCAATAGTTCAAACGAAATAGTTTCAACCGCCGCACAAGCGACACACACTTTTCTGGCAAATAATTATTACTTCGCAATTCCTGTGTTTATCCTTGTCATATTCTTCACATATTTCTACACGCCTATAGTCCTCAACACCAAAAAAATGTCAGAGAATTTGCAGAAACAAGGTGCGTTTGTTCCAGGGATAAGACCAGGAGGAGAAACAAAAGAATATATGGACACCATAATAATACGCATCTTGGGTGTCGGCGCTTTGTTCCTTGGTGTTGTGACTGCATCTCCGTTTTTAATTCAAGGAGGCGTAACACAGACAGCACTTTTTGCAATAGGTGGAACATCAGTTCTCATTACCGTGTCTGTTATCCTTGATATTCATAGAAAAATACAGGCACACCTCGTAACCTTTAACAAAAATGATGTCTGA
- a CDS encoding nucleoside monophosphate kinase has translation MMSDNKCYIIYGSPGSGKSVQAEILVKWLKEEKKEKATLFSMGHALREMAKEDEGTLFGRCLKEYLNKGYLVPKFLPTMIWGDFLRKNIGSEYDSFVFDGGARRIGESESLSEALKFLKMDPVVFLISVPNDVSRERLLKRGRHDDRDIEVIDKRIEMFNKETSAAIKEWVAMDEKIYTIDGTKTIGGVAEQVVDVLKSL, from the coding sequence ATGATGTCTGATAACAAATGCTACATAATATACGGTTCGCCAGGATCGGGAAAAAGCGTTCAAGCTGAGATACTTGTGAAGTGGCTGAAGGAAGAAAAAAAGGAAAAAGCGACACTTTTCTCAATGGGGCACGCACTCAGAGAAATGGCGAAAGAAGACGAGGGGACCCTTTTTGGTAGGTGTCTAAAAGAGTATTTGAATAAAGGATACCTTGTCCCCAAATTCCTACCAACGATGATATGGGGTGATTTCCTAAGAAAAAATATAGGCAGCGAATATGACTCATTTGTGTTTGACGGTGGCGCAAGAAGGATAGGAGAATCAGAAAGCCTGTCAGAAGCCCTTAAATTTCTGAAAATGGATCCAGTAGTTTTTTTGATATCTGTCCCCAACGATGTCTCAAGAGAAAGATTGCTGAAACGAGGTCGGCATGATGATAGGGATATTGAAGTCATAGACAAGAGGATTGAGATGTTTAATAAAGAAACAAGCGCAGCGATAAAAGAATGGGTCGCAATGGATGAAAAAATATACACAATAGATGGCACAAAGACGATAGGAGGTGTCGCTGAGCAAGTAGTTGATGTCCTAAAATCTCTATGA
- the map gene encoding type I methionyl aminopeptidase, producing MIIKTQKERDTIKEAGRRLHKILRDVASRAKVGTDASELNTLCIEMIKAGGDVPAFLNYTPYGAKRPYPAALCVSVNDEVVHGIPNETQKVFKKGDVVSFDCGLIHNGFFVDSAITIVIGEDDIDKNLKRLLRTGREALEMGIVAAKTGNTTGHIGHAVYERVSKENYSVPKELGGHGVGRAVHEEPFIPNKGIKGSGEVLKEGQVIAIEPMVIESTNNKIKVDEDGYTYRTKSGARAVHFEHTIEVTNKGGVVIT from the coding sequence ATGATAATAAAAACACAAAAAGAACGAGATACCATAAAAGAAGCTGGTAGGCGATTGCATAAAATATTAAGAGATGTCGCATCACGCGCAAAGGTTGGAACAGATGCGAGTGAATTAAATACTCTCTGTATAGAAATGATAAAAGCAGGCGGTGATGTTCCAGCGTTTCTGAATTACACGCCGTATGGCGCAAAGAGACCTTATCCCGCAGCGCTCTGTGTGTCTGTTAATGATGAAGTGGTACACGGCATTCCAAATGAAACACAAAAAGTATTCAAAAAAGGTGATGTCGTGTCATTTGACTGCGGACTCATACACAACGGGTTTTTTGTTGATTCTGCGATAACAATAGTAATTGGCGAGGATGATATAGACAAAAACTTAAAGCGGCTTCTAAGGACGGGAAGAGAAGCGCTTGAAATGGGGATTGTCGCAGCAAAGACAGGAAACACAACAGGTCACATAGGACATGCTGTTTATGAAAGAGTATCAAAAGAAAACTACAGTGTCCCAAAAGAGTTGGGCGGTCACGGAGTGGGCAGAGCAGTTCACGAAGAACCTTTTATTCCTAACAAAGGAATAAAAGGAAGCGGTGAAGTTCTTAAAGAAGGACAGGTTATCGCAATAGAGCCCATGGTTATTGAAAGCACAAACAACAAAATTAAAGTTGATGAAGACGGCTACACATACAGAACAAAAAGCGGTGCACGGGCAGTTCACTTTGAACATACCATTGAAGTGACAAACAAAGGTGGAGTTGTCATAACTTAG
- a CDS encoding nucleoside-diphosphate kinase (catalyzes the formation of nucleoside triphosphate from ATP and nucleoside diphosphate), with protein MKNEKTLVIVKPDGVQRSLIGEIITRMERVGLKLVAIKILIPDDETVRKHYTVDPMWIKGTGEKLIENLKNKGSNEFETPEEAGKSVLNNLVKFMTCGPVVAMVWQGANAVQLVRKLVGTTEPLSSDVGTIRGDLVLDSYKLADVDGRAVRNIIHASSSTEDADKEVAVWFDNKELLKYRLIAEQIIYDVNIDGLKE; from the coding sequence ATGAAAAACGAAAAAACATTAGTCATAGTCAAGCCAGACGGTGTCCAGCGCTCTCTCATAGGAGAAATAATTACAAGAATGGAAAGAGTAGGGCTTAAATTGGTTGCTATAAAAATTTTGATACCAGATGATGAAACAGTAAGAAAACATTACACCGTTGACCCTATGTGGATTAAGGGCACAGGTGAAAAACTTATTGAGAATCTAAAAAACAAAGGATCAAACGAGTTTGAAACACCAGAAGAAGCCGGAAAATCTGTTTTGAACAACCTTGTTAAGTTTATGACTTGTGGACCTGTTGTTGCTATGGTATGGCAGGGCGCAAACGCAGTGCAACTTGTGAGAAAACTTGTGGGAACAACCGAACCCTTGTCTTCTGATGTGGGAACAATAAGAGGGGACTTGGTGCTTGACTCCTACAAACTCGCAGATGTTGACGGAAGGGCAGTCAGGAACATAATTCACGCCTCTTCTTCCACAGAGGATGCTGACAAAGAGGTAGCCGTTTGGTTTGATAATAAAGAGCTTTTGAAGTATCGCCTAATTGCAGAGCAAATAATCTATGATGTCAATATTGACGGTCTAAAGGAGTGA
- the rplT gene encoding 50S ribosomal protein L20 has translation MPRIKRGTTSLKRRKSTLKKVKGFRFGISNKERQANEAIRHAGLHAYRDRRVKKGTFRRLWNIRLNAALRSKNTTYSKFIDTLNKRKININRKMLSSIAQEHPETFDRIVTQVESK, from the coding sequence ATGCCAAGAATAAAACGAGGAACAACATCACTAAAAAGAAGAAAGAGTACCTTAAAAAAGGTGAAAGGTTTTCGTTTTGGAATTTCAAATAAAGAGCGACAGGCAAACGAGGCTATAAGGCACGCTGGACTCCACGCATACAGAGATAGGCGGGTAAAAAAGGGAACTTTCAGAAGGTTGTGGAACATTAGATTAAACGCTGCCTTGAGATCAAAAAATACCACTTACAGTAAATTTATAGATACTTTAAATAAAAGAAAAATAAATATAAACCGAAAGATGCTTTCTTCCATAGCGCAGGAACATCCCGAAACATTTGATAGAATTGTCACGCAGGTGGAGAGTAAGTAG
- the infC gene encoding translation initiation factor IF-3: MKNKLKKSSGRVRINEEIRAEKVRAIGKDGENLNVMSIKDVIAMAQKDGLDVVEVSGKAVPPVVRIVEYGKYAYEQKKKQKEIKQKQHISETKTIQIKPTTGKNEINMRAKKIEEWLKEKHRVRIDLFLFGRYKYMDEKFLKGKLQAFLDFIPYPYDVAEELKKSPKGFSIVIQEKKGGGVKDQTEEKKKGE, encoded by the coding sequence TTGAAAAATAAACTAAAAAAGAGCTCGGGGAGAGTTCGCATAAATGAGGAGATTAGGGCAGAGAAGGTCCGTGCAATAGGAAAAGACGGCGAAAACCTTAATGTGATGTCTATTAAGGATGTTATTGCGATGGCGCAGAAAGATGGGCTTGATGTTGTTGAGGTGTCAGGAAAGGCGGTTCCGCCTGTTGTCAGAATAGTTGAATACGGCAAATATGCATACGAGCAGAAAAAGAAACAGAAGGAGATAAAACAGAAACAACACATAAGCGAGACGAAGACCATACAGATAAAACCAACCACAGGAAAAAACGAGATAAATATGCGAGCCAAAAAAATTGAAGAGTGGCTGAAAGAGAAGCACAGGGTTCGGATTGATTTATTTTTGTTTGGTCGCTATAAATATATGGATGAGAAATTTCTTAAGGGCAAGTTGCAGGCATTTTTAGATTTCATACCCTACCCTTATGATGTGGCAGAAGAATTGAAAAAGAGTCCTAAGGGTTTTTCTATAGTGATACAGGAGAAGAAAGGTGGTGGTGTAAAAGATCAAACTGAAGAAAAGAAGAAGGGCGAGTAG
- a CDS encoding thioredoxin domain-containing protein, producing the protein MEGSRHNKTKKHKAQIIFSFYLSLIIGVAMIFSALWYTNSVLLFGIKDSINSVKGTLIISVNSKIKSITSEDHIRGDKDKAEVFLIEYSDVFCPACAQMRETIRKEYNSRNKDLAWVYRHFPLSTHHPFAYRPAIGSECVAEIKGNDDFWRYVDTLFEIEKREKVTTEIVEREAVSLGISEQEFERCIVKRKHQARVFDERLEAFSAGAIGTPFIILVNRNGEVKTLRGGAIQQKILAGFIDSLL; encoded by the coding sequence ATGGAAGGTTCTCGACACAACAAAACCAAAAAACACAAAGCACAAATCATATTTTCCTTTTATTTGTCTTTAATAATCGGTGTGGCTATGATCTTTAGCGCACTTTGGTATACAAACAGCGTGCTCCTGTTCGGCATCAAGGACTCAATAAACAGCGTAAAAGGAACACTCATCATTTCTGTCAACAGCAAAATAAAAAGCATCACCTCTGAAGACCACATCCGCGGAGACAAAGACAAAGCAGAAGTTTTTTTGATAGAGTATTCCGATGTATTCTGTCCAGCATGCGCACAAATGCGTGAAACAATAAGAAAAGAATATAACTCAAGAAACAAAGACCTGGCTTGGGTGTACAGACACTTTCCACTCTCAACACATCACCCCTTTGCATACAGACCCGCGATTGGATCTGAATGTGTCGCTGAAATAAAAGGCAACGATGACTTCTGGAGATATGTAGACACATTGTTTGAGATAGAAAAAAGAGAAAAAGTAACAACAGAAATAGTGGAAAGGGAAGCAGTATCCTTGGGCATCTCTGAGCAGGAGTTTGAAAGATGCATAGTAAAAAGAAAACATCAAGCGCGAGTCTTTGATGAGCGACTTGAAGCATTTTCTGCAGGAGCAATAGGAACGCCATTTATCATATTGGTAAACAGAAACGGCGAAGTAAAAACACTACGCGGTGGCGCAATCCAGCAAAAAATACTCGCAGGCTTTATAGATTCTCTTTTGTAA